A DNA window from Danio aesculapii chromosome 14, fDanAes4.1, whole genome shotgun sequence contains the following coding sequences:
- the fgf18a gene encoding fibroblast growth factor 18a, which yields MWAFLSTVAVLYIQMMLVMCNPLQVFGVDGVNFSVHVENQTRARDAMSRRQHRVYQLYSRTSGKHVQVLGRKISARGDDGDKYAQLVVEADTFGSQVRIRGKETNFYLCMNRKGKLVGKKASNRSADCVFIEKVLENNYTALMSARYTGWYVGFTKRGRPRRGPHTLPNQQDVHFMKRFPPGEQPDLTPFRFTTVSKRSKKVRAARPR from the exons GTATATCCAGATGATGCTGGTCATGTGTAATCCTCTACAG GTGTTTGGAGTGGACGGGGTGAATTTCAGCGTGCACGTGGAGAATCAGACGCGCGCACGGGACGCCATGAGCCGACGGCAGCACCGCGTCTACCAGCTCTACAGCCGCACCAGCGGGAAACACGTGCAGGTGCTCGGACGCAAAATCAGCGCCCGTGGAGACGACGGAGATAAATATG CCCAGCTCGTAGTGGAGGCAGACACGTTCGGCAGCCAGGTGCGAATCCGAGGGAAGGAGACCAACTTTTACCTGTGTATGAACCGCAAAGGAAAACTCGTAGGCAAG AAGGCCAGCAATCGTAGCGCAGACTGCGTCTTCATAGAGAAGGTTCTGGAAAACAACTACACCGCGCTAATGTCTGCGCGCTACACAGGATGGTACGTGGGCTTCACCAAAAGAGGGCGTCCTCGCCGTGGGCCGCACACGCTTCCCAACCAGCAGGACGTCCACTTTATGAAGCGCTTCCCACCTGGAGAACAGCCGGACCTGACGCCGTTCCGATTTACCACCGTCAGCAAGCGGAGCAAAAAAGTCCGCGCCGCACGACCACGCTAA